One part of the Acetoanaerobium sticklandii genome encodes these proteins:
- a CDS encoding GGDEF domain-containing protein produces MEKENELIRILEGEFIRPVFQPIVSLRTGDVLGYEALSRITLPDSTLNIEELFHLASERKRLWELEKLCRKKALEAAIDKPLRTKLFLNVDANIIHDPDLKSGFTWQQLAQFKIDPEDIVFEITEKNAVNSVDVFIASIEHYRSQNFKIGIDDFGSGYSGLNRVCAFSPDYIKLDMDLIRDIDKDPIKKSAVSATINFCKEAGIRVIAEGVETLEELKVLIYLGADYAQGYYLSKPNSEFLAPNFDTTFQITSCHNKAKPHSKGHIFGKISEIGTVNKTVLFNKPSILVYDAMKEDSAISEFFVVDESNKVCGILPRRHILEKFSGEYGYNLNKKTKISDIMIKDFLAVDEAMGIDEVANLSMERQASCIYDSVAVTSNQEYKSTVTVKDLLLAAVSLQVKRAADSNPLTGLPGNNQIQEMIINTFVKTSPWSIAYFDMDNFKAYNDAYGFSNGDLMIKALADSMRKCCYEGIFIGHIGGDDFVVIVNSHNAQELCSYICKTFREAICFLYHPDDWKRGYIVSKNRSGFTQTFPIVTLSIAIVTNKAFQPSDIEELSSMIAEIKKKCKQTDGDVIIVV; encoded by the coding sequence GTGGAAAAGGAAAACGAACTTATAAGGATTTTAGAAGGCGAGTTTATACGCCCAGTATTTCAGCCCATAGTATCGCTTAGAACAGGAGATGTCCTAGGCTATGAAGCGCTCAGTCGCATAACTCTTCCTGATTCTACACTTAATATAGAAGAATTATTTCATCTAGCTTCTGAAAGAAAGCGCCTTTGGGAGCTAGAAAAGCTCTGCAGAAAAAAAGCCCTAGAGGCAGCTATAGACAAGCCTTTAAGAACTAAATTATTTCTCAATGTAGATGCAAATATAATTCACGACCCCGATCTCAAAAGCGGATTTACTTGGCAGCAATTAGCTCAGTTTAAAATCGATCCCGAGGATATAGTTTTCGAAATAACAGAAAAAAACGCTGTAAATTCAGTAGATGTTTTCATCGCTTCAATTGAGCATTATCGAAGCCAGAACTTTAAGATAGGAATAGATGATTTTGGTTCAGGATATTCAGGACTAAACAGAGTCTGTGCTTTTTCTCCAGATTACATCAAGCTAGATATGGATTTGATAAGAGACATAGATAAGGATCCTATAAAAAAATCTGCCGTGTCTGCAACTATAAACTTTTGCAAGGAGGCAGGAATAAGAGTAATAGCGGAGGGTGTAGAAACCCTAGAGGAGCTGAAGGTGCTTATATACCTAGGCGCAGATTACGCTCAGGGATATTATTTATCAAAACCTAATAGTGAGTTCTTAGCTCCTAACTTCGATACCACATTTCAAATCACTAGCTGTCACAATAAAGCTAAGCCTCATTCAAAGGGACATATATTTGGAAAAATATCAGAAATTGGAACTGTAAATAAAACCGTTCTATTTAATAAGCCTTCTATTTTAGTTTACGATGCCATGAAGGAAGACTCTGCTATATCAGAGTTTTTTGTGGTCGATGAGTCTAATAAAGTATGTGGGATACTTCCTAGAAGGCATATTTTAGAAAAATTCAGTGGTGAATATGGATACAACCTCAATAAAAAAACTAAAATAAGCGATATCATGATAAAGGATTTTCTAGCAGTAGACGAGGCTATGGGAATAGATGAAGTTGCAAATCTTTCTATGGAAAGGCAAGCTTCATGTATTTACGACTCCGTTGCTGTCACCAGTAATCAAGAATATAAAAGCACTGTTACAGTTAAGGATTTGCTCCTCGCCGCCGTTTCTCTTCAAGTAAAACGAGCTGCTGACTCCAATCCCCTTACTGGTCTTCCTGGCAATAACCAAATTCAGGAGATGATTATAAATACCTTTGTAAAAACTTCACCTTGGTCGATTGCTTACTTTGATATGGATAATTTCAAAGCCTATAATGATGCTTATGGTTTCAGCAATGGAGATTTAATGATTAAAGCTCTGGCAGATTCCATGAGAAAATGTTGCTATGAAGGTATCTTTATAGGGCATATAGGTGGAGATGACTTTGTTGTTATAGTAAATAGCCACAACGCTCAAGAGCTATGTAGTTACATATGTAAGACCTTTAGAGAAGCTATCTGTTTTTTATACCATCCCGACGACTGGAAAAGAGGATATATAGTTTCTAAAAACAGGAGCGGCTTTACTCAAACCTTTCCTATCGTGACTCTTTCTATTGCGATAGTTACAAATAAAGCCTTCCAGCCTTCAGATATAGAAGAGCTCTCAAGTATGATTGCTGAAATCAAGAAAAAATGCAAGCAAACTGATGGGGATGTAATAATAGTTGTATAA
- a CDS encoding adenylosuccinate synthase, translating into MSGLAIIGSQWGDEGKGKIIDYLAKSADVVVRAQGGNNAGHTVVVDNEKYALHLIPSGILNPKAINIIGNGVVLDPKVFLEEIEKFEARGIDTSSIRISERTHIILPYHKTMDALMEEKRGAMDIGTTKKGIGPCYMDKAERVGIRALEFIREDIFADRLRQELEKKNEIITKIYNAEPLGYDEIFNEYNQYAKKLAKYVDNTEKIINEALKANKNVLFEGAQGSMLDLDFGTYPYVTSSHPTVGGFVVGSGVGFGAINEVIGITKAYTTRVGKGPFVTELEDATGDLIREKGHEYGTTTGRARRCGWLDLVVLKYSAMINGFTAISLMLLDVLSDFETLKICVGYEIDGKITTDFPAYLGDLEKAKPVYKEMPGFKGDITEVKTYEDLPENAKTYIKTIEEFIDVPVKIISVGPRRDQTIMRASFF; encoded by the coding sequence ATGTCTGGTTTAGCCATTATCGGTTCTCAGTGGGGAGACGAAGGAAAAGGAAAGATAATAGATTATTTAGCTAAAAGTGCGGATGTTGTAGTTAGAGCACAAGGAGGAAACAATGCTGGACATACAGTAGTTGTGGATAACGAGAAATATGCTCTTCATTTAATTCCGTCTGGTATACTTAACCCAAAAGCTATAAACATCATAGGAAATGGTGTAGTACTTGATCCTAAAGTGTTTTTAGAGGAAATAGAAAAATTCGAAGCTCGTGGAATTGATACTTCAAGTATCAGAATCAGTGAGCGTACACATATCATATTACCTTATCACAAGACTATGGATGCCTTAATGGAAGAAAAAAGAGGCGCTATGGATATCGGAACTACAAAAAAAGGCATAGGTCCGTGTTACATGGATAAAGCTGAGCGCGTAGGAATAAGAGCTCTTGAATTTATAAGAGAAGATATATTTGCAGATAGATTAAGACAAGAGCTAGAAAAGAAAAATGAGATTATCACTAAAATATATAATGCAGAGCCTCTTGGCTACGATGAAATATTTAATGAATACAACCAGTACGCTAAAAAACTAGCGAAATATGTGGATAATACGGAGAAAATTATAAATGAAGCTCTAAAAGCAAATAAAAATGTTCTATTTGAGGGAGCTCAAGGCTCAATGCTAGACCTTGATTTTGGAACCTACCCTTATGTTACTTCTTCTCATCCTACAGTAGGTGGCTTTGTAGTGGGAAGTGGAGTAGGCTTTGGAGCTATAAATGAAGTTATAGGTATAACAAAAGCGTATACAACAAGAGTTGGAAAAGGACCTTTTGTTACAGAGCTAGAAGATGCTACAGGCGATTTAATTCGTGAAAAAGGCCATGAGTATGGAACTACTACAGGAAGAGCTAGAAGATGCGGATGGCTTGATTTAGTAGTGCTTAAATATTCTGCTATGATTAATGGATTTACGGCTATTTCACTTATGCTACTTGACGTGCTTTCAGATTTTGAAACTCTTAAAATCTGCGTTGGCTATGAAATAGATGGTAAAATTACTACGGATTTCCCTGCATACCTAGGAGATTTGGAAAAAGCAAAGCCTGTTTACAAGGAAATGCCAGGGTTTAAAGGTGATATTACTGAAGTAAAAACCTATGAAGATTTGCCTGAAAATGCAAAGACATATATTAAAACAATAGAAGAATTTATAGATGTTCCAGTTAAGATTATTTCTGTAGGTCCAAGAAGAGACCAGACTATTATGAGAGCTTCATTCTTTTAA
- a CDS encoding GNAT family N-acetyltransferase, whose product MDDKIILWGNKVSVRSMRKEDVEKMLHWSLHDDLLFYDYNFPYMDIEERQQWFELKTKGLKRCFSVFDMQGQMVGYMSLRNVSRLFRRAEIGIVFDPGELSKGYGSDAVTTLLRWYFKELGYRKMILTVAAYNERAIKSYKKVGFQKYAQQFGEFMNPKVNPLIDEEFKHIKKYFRKKGNKLEVLYYKMQISTLSTE is encoded by the coding sequence ATGGATGATAAGATTATACTATGGGGAAATAAAGTAAGTGTAAGGTCAATGCGTAAGGAAGATGTGGAAAAAATGCTCCACTGGTCCTTGCATGACGATTTGCTTTTTTACGATTACAATTTCCCCTATATGGATATAGAAGAAAGGCAGCAGTGGTTTGAGCTTAAAACAAAAGGCTTGAAGCGATGCTTTAGTGTTTTTGATATGCAAGGTCAGATGGTTGGATATATGTCTCTTAGAAATGTAAGCAGGCTATTTAGACGAGCTGAGATTGGGATAGTGTTTGACCCTGGAGAGCTATCTAAAGGCTATGGCAGTGACGCAGTTACTACTTTATTAAGATGGTATTTCAAAGAACTCGGATATAGAAAGATGATACTCACGGTGGCAGCTTATAATGAAAGAGCTATAAAATCCTATAAGAAAGTTGGATTTCAAAAATATGCTCAGCAATTTGGGGAATTTATGAATCCAAAAGTAAATCCTCTTATAGATGAAGAGTTTAAACATATCAAGAAATATTTTAGAAAAAAGGGAAATAAGCTAGAAGTTCTCTACTATAAAATGCAGATATCCACATTATCCACAGAATAA
- the dnaB gene encoding replicative DNA helicase: protein MEGKLPPHSIQAEQSVLGSVLIDREAMLVVSDVLQEDDFYKDAHKEIFHCMMDLYKKSEPIDLITLSEGLKKRSSLDMVGGITYLTGLSTAPDFTRHVSKYAEIVKEKSILRKLIKASGFIMERSYAGEDEVADLLEQAEKSIFDISQSKSQKSMAAISQVLLSAYEILEELYRNKGSITGLTTGFIDLDRKTNGLQKTDLVLIAARPAMGKTAFALNIAHNAALKDSCKVALFSMEMSKEQLIQRMIAAESRVELNKLKNGNLDEEEWPKVITAMEVLSKTDIYIDDTPGISVVELRSKCRRLKMEKGLDMVLIDYLQLMESDSKGESRQQEISKISRSLKILAKELECPVIALSQLSRAPEQRSDHRPILSDLRESGAIEQDADLVMFLYRDEYYHEDSDQKNIAEVIIAKHRHGETGMVPLTWLGQFQLFHNVAHMRE, encoded by the coding sequence ATGGAGGGGAAATTACCGCCTCATTCCATCCAAGCTGAGCAATCAGTTCTTGGAAGTGTTTTAATTGATAGAGAAGCAATGCTTGTAGTAAGTGATGTACTTCAAGAGGATGATTTTTATAAGGATGCTCACAAAGAGATATTCCACTGCATGATGGATTTGTACAAAAAAAGCGAGCCTATAGACCTTATAACCTTGTCAGAAGGCTTAAAAAAGAGATCATCTCTGGATATGGTAGGAGGAATCACTTATCTTACTGGGCTTTCTACTGCTCCTGACTTTACTCGTCATGTAAGCAAGTATGCAGAAATAGTAAAAGAAAAATCCATACTACGTAAGCTTATAAAAGCATCAGGCTTTATAATGGAGCGAAGCTATGCAGGAGAAGATGAAGTAGCTGACTTACTAGAACAGGCTGAAAAAAGCATATTTGATATATCACAATCTAAAAGTCAAAAGAGCATGGCGGCTATTTCACAGGTGCTGCTAAGCGCATACGAAATATTGGAAGAGCTGTATAGAAATAAAGGAAGTATTACAGGCCTTACTACTGGCTTTATAGATTTAGACAGAAAAACCAATGGGCTTCAAAAAACCGATTTAGTGCTTATTGCAGCTAGACCAGCTATGGGAAAAACTGCTTTTGCGTTAAATATTGCTCACAATGCAGCTCTTAAGGATAGCTGTAAAGTAGCTCTATTTTCTATGGAGATGAGTAAAGAACAGCTCATTCAAAGGATGATAGCAGCAGAGAGTAGAGTTGAGCTAAATAAGCTTAAAAATGGAAATCTGGATGAGGAAGAATGGCCAAAGGTCATAACTGCAATGGAAGTTCTTTCCAAGACAGATATTTATATAGATGATACTCCAGGAATAAGCGTAGTAGAGCTAAGGTCAAAATGCAGAAGGCTTAAAATGGAAAAAGGACTAGATATGGTTCTTATCGATTACCTTCAGCTTATGGAGTCAGATTCAAAAGGAGAAAGTCGTCAGCAAGAAATATCGAAGATATCGCGTTCACTAAAAATATTAGCGAAAGAATTAGAATGTCCAGTAATAGCTCTATCTCAGCTATCGCGTGCCCCAGAGCAGCGTTCGGATCATAGACCTATACTATCTGACCTGAGAGAATCAGGAGCAATAGAGCAGGATGCTGACCTTGTGATGTTTCTATACAGAGATGAATACTATCATGAGGATTCAGACCAAAAAAACATAGCAGAGGTTATTATTGCAAAGCACAGACATGGAGAAACAGGTATGGTTCCTCTGACATGGCTTGGACAGTTCCAGTTATTTCACAATGTAGCCCACATGAGGGAGTAA
- the rplI gene encoding 50S ribosomal protein L9, whose protein sequence is MKVIFLKDVKGTAKKGEMKEVSDGYARNFLIPKGVAKEATASSINDLNQQKTAESLKKQKEEQDAKDLAEKLKAITVTMYSKAGDGGKLFGSITSKDIAERLNKEHKIDIDKRKILLDDHIKMLGSHTVPVKLHQNVTAEFRVEVKQKD, encoded by the coding sequence ATGAAAGTTATATTTTTAAAGGACGTAAAGGGAACAGCTAAAAAAGGCGAAATGAAGGAAGTAAGCGATGGCTATGCACGTAACTTTTTAATTCCAAAAGGAGTGGCAAAGGAAGCTACAGCAAGCTCAATAAACGATTTGAATCAACAAAAAACAGCTGAAAGCTTAAAAAAACAAAAAGAAGAGCAAGATGCTAAGGATTTAGCAGAAAAGCTAAAAGCTATAACTGTAACTATGTATTCAAAAGCTGGAGATGGGGGCAAATTATTTGGCTCAATTACATCAAAGGACATAGCAGAAAGACTAAATAAGGAACATAAAATTGATATAGATAAGAGAAAAATCCTATTAGATGATCACATAAAAATGCTTGGGTCTCACACAGTTCCAGTTAAGCTTCATCAAAATGTTACTGCTGAGTTTCGCGTAGAAGTAAAGCAAAAGGATTAA